In Candidatus Cloacimonadota bacterium, the DNA window AAAACAAAGATTATTTCTGGATAACCGATATGTATCCGAAAATGATCATGCATCCTTATCGAACCGATCTGACCGGAGAAGACCTTTCTGAATACAAAGACATTAAAAACAAAAGCGGAAAGAAACTTTTTGTCGAATTTGTTCGTCTGGTGAAGGAAAGTAATGAAGGATATCTGAATTATTTATGGCAATGGAAAGACGATGCTTCCCGAACTGTTCCGAAGCTATCTTATGTCAGGGGAATTCCTCAGTGGAACTGGATCATCGGAACCGGAATTTACATCGATGATGTGCAAGAAGAAATCAATAGTTTAACCAATAAATTACTGCTGGTTTTTGGTTTTATTTCTCTGGTTTTGATCTTCATTCTGGTAAATGTCATTCTGCAAAGCCGGAGGATCGAACACGACAGATTACGGGCAGAAACCGGACTCAGAGAAGCAAAAGACAGGTATCGAGTATTGGTGGAAGCTTCAAATGAAGGTGTTATCCTGGAGGTTGCCGGAAAAAACATTTATTCAAACCTGACCTTACAGCGAATGCTGGGTTATGCAGAAGAAGAGCTGGCTTCTATGAACATCATGAATTTGCTCTCGCAGAACAAAACAATAAATAAAACAGCGATCGCTCATCTCGAGCAACTTCTATCGGGAAAGACAAAATCATCAAAATTTGAAGCTCAAGTAAAAACAAAAAGCGGAAAAGTTCTCGATGTTATGATCACCACTTCACGCATTTTTTTTTCAAAGAAAAACGGACATGTGATTTCATTCAGAGAGATCGTTCATAAAGAAGCAAGTGAAGTTCTCAAATCTGTTGACGGATTTCAAAACCAGGTTGGAAATTTGTTCATTTCCAAAAAAGTCGGAGATGTTTGCCGACCATTTACCACTCAAGATAAAGATAAAATTCCGGAAGAACAATTAATAAGTTCAAACTCTCTCGTTTTCAATGCTTTGAACATTTTGGAGAAAAAAGAAATCGATTCCTTGTATATCCAAAATGAAAATAACAAAATTATTGGAATCATCGAACTCTCTGATATTGCAAAATTATACGGCGGATTACCTGCGGAATTGCTGCTGGAAATTGAGAACAGCAGAAGTGTCGGGCATGTTATCTTTACTTTGAATCGCCTGCCTTTGCTGATCAAGGAAATGACAAATCAGGGAACAAATCCGGAAGCTCTCAAACAGACTATAGGAAGGATGTTCGATGCTGCGATCAAAAAGTTCATTAATATTTCTCTGAAAGCTTCCGGAAAAGCACCTGTTCCGTTCGCATTTTTATCTCTCGGAAGCAATGCCCGTCATGAAATGACGATGTTCTCGGATCAGGATAATGCTCTTGTTTTCACCGATGTTGAGAAATATGACCTGATGAAAGTCAGACGGTATTTCCTTAATCTTGCCGACGGAGTATGTTCAAAACTGAATAAAGCAGGCTATCCGTATTGTCCGGGCGGAATTATGGCTGTGAATCCGAAATGGTGTCTTTCGCTCTCGGAATGGAAAGATAAATTTTCCGATTGGATTTTGAATGCAACTCCCGAGTCTATTTTGGAAGTGAACATTTTCCTGGATATTCATTGTGTTTTTGGAGAGACAAACCTCGTTGCAGAATTGCAGCAACATATTCTGGAATTAACTGATCGGAATCCACAGTTTTTTATCCACTTTGCGAGAAATTGCCTGACTTATAAAGCACCGTT includes these proteins:
- a CDS encoding PAS domain S-box protein — encoded protein: MKLSKHADRTEKIVGVRAEDIHKWIDGLFDAENFHIFMHSGRFHGYDPYDHRKFRHCLEALPEAYEEFKGKYTKEQIKGVFECHLKDDYNGYLPHREDFENGTFTEKYHENDERAESETILSQEELSEYFKGKKHSQQNKLSGNLSKGFIYRIVVPTIIAIILFVTSIFIIVVPVFRSNMMNRKKEMIKELTSSAVSVIEYYIELERSGILPENTAKEKAAAQIKEMRYGDENKDYFWITDMYPKMIMHPYRTDLTGEDLSEYKDIKNKSGKKLFVEFVRLVKESNEGYLNYLWQWKDDASRTVPKLSYVRGIPQWNWIIGTGIYIDDVQEEINSLTNKLLLVFGFISLVLIFILVNVILQSRRIEHDRLRAETGLREAKDRYRVLVEASNEGVILEVAGKNIYSNLTLQRMLGYAEEELASMNIMNLLSQNKTINKTAIAHLEQLLSGKTKSSKFEAQVKTKSGKVLDVMITTSRIFFSKKNGHVISFREIVHKEASEVLKSVDGFQNQVGNLFISKKVGDVCRPFTTQDKDKIPEEQLISSNSLVFNALNILEKKEIDSLYIQNENNKIIGIIELSDIAKLYGGLPAELLLEIENSRSVGHVIFTLNRLPLLIKEMTNQGTNPEALKQTIGRMFDAAIKKFINISLKASGKAPVPFAFLSLGSNARHEMTMFSDQDNALVFTDVEKYDLMKVRRYFLNLADGVCSKLNKAGYPYCPGGIMAVNPKWCLSLSEWKDKFSDWILNATPESILEVNIFLDIHCVFGETNLVAELQQHILELTDRNPQFFIHFARNCLTYKAPLNLLGRIRTETKAGVKTMNIKENLKPLEIIARIYALKYKITEVGTLDRLRKMIDLNVTQSTTFKEMIYVFDYLWRIRFLTQIKSHRELRQVNDEIDLNTISDIERLNLRNVLSKISSFQTMLNFDFLDGSV